The DNA region CGGGCGGTGTGTACAAGGCCCGGGAACGTATTCACCGCGGCTTGGCTGATCCGCGATTACTAGCGATTCCGGCTTCATGCAGTCGAGTTGCAGACTGCAATCCGAACTGGGACCGGCTTTCTGGGATTCGCTCCACCTCGCGGTCTCGCTCCCCTCTGTGCCGGCCATTGTAGCACGTGTGTCGCCCTGGGCATAAAGGCCATGATGACTTGACGTCGTCCCCACCTTCCTCCGCCTTGTCGACGGCAGTCTCGCCAGAGTCCTCGGCTCTCCCGTTAGCAACTGGCAATAGGGGTTGCGCTCGTTGCGGGACTTAACCCAACATCTCACGACACGAGCTGACGACAGCCATGCAGCACCTGTGTAGGCTCCCTGAGTTACCCCAGGGTCGTTCAACTTTCATCTCCCTACCACCTACATGTCAAACCCAGGTGAGGTGCTTCGGTTTGCATCGAATTAAACCACGTGCTCCACCGCTTGTGCGGGCCCCCGTCAATTCCTTTGAGTTTCAGCCTTGCGGCCGTACTCCCCAGGCGGGATGCTTATCGCGTTAACTCCGGCACGGAGGCCATACGACCCCCACACCTAGCATCCATCGTTTACAGCTGGGACTACCGGGGTATCTAATCCCGTTCGCTCCCCCAGCTTTCGCGCTTGAGCGTCAGTAGCGGTCCAGGAAGCCGCCTTCGCCACTGGTGTTCCTCCCGATATCTACGCATTTCACCGCTACACCGGGAATTCCACTTCCCTCTCCCGCACTCTAGCCAGACAGTATCAACCGCAATCCGTGAGTTGAGCCCACGTCTTTCACAGCCGACTTATCCAGCCGCCTACGCGCTCTTTACGCCCAGTAATTCCGGACAACGCTCGCCCCCTACGTATTACCGCGGCTGCTGGCACGTAGTTTGCCGGGGCTTCCTCGTGTGGTACCGTCACATCCTTCTTCCCACACAACAGAGGTTTACATCCCGAAGGACTTCTTCCCCCACGCGGCGTCGCTGGGTCAGGGTTGCCCCCATTGCCCAATATTCCCCACTGCTGCCTCCCGTAGGAGTCTGGACCGTATCTCAGTTCCAGTGTGGCCGTACACCCTCTCAGGCCGGCTACCCGTCATCGCCTAGGTGCGCCATTACCACACCTACTAGCTGATAGGCCGCGAGCCCCTCCCAAGCCGGATCACTCCTTTAACGGTCTCCCGCCTATGGGGTATTAGCTGCCGTTTCCAGCAGTTGTCCCCCTGCTTGGGTCAGGTTCTCACGTGTTACTCACCCGTCCGCCACTATCAGTAGGATCCAGCAAGCTTTCACCTACTAACCGTCCGACTTGCATGTGTTAAGCACGCCGCCAGCGTTCGTCCTGAGCCAGGATCAAACTCTCCTAGCAATTCCTAAACTCAAAAGAGCCCGCCATGCCCACTAAGCCCTAAACCTAGTGGCAGTCTCCCCTTATAAACCTGTCATGGTACCCCCGCAAGAACCGCTCAACCGCCGCCCCCGCGGGACAAGGCGTAGTGTAATACGCCCCGGGCGTTACGTCAACACCCGGGGCGAAGAATACTTTTTAGGACACTAGGGCTAGTGTTGAGTTCAGATGCTGGTGTCGGTGGCCACCGCCTTCAGGGCCTCCAAAGCCGCCTCGGCACCATCACCCTCCGCCTCGATCCTTATGGTCTCCCCGGGCTCGATCCCCAGGGACATGATCCCAAGGATGCTCTTGGCGTCCGCGCTCCTGTCCCCCTTGTAGACCTTGACGCTACAGGGGAAGGAGGCCGCCTTCTGGACGAAGACCGCGGCAGGGCGGGCGTGAAGCCCATGGGGGTTCATGACCATCACTTCGATGCTCGGCATTGATCAGGACTCCTTTCGCTTTAGTGAGCGGCTGGCTACGATGTCAACTCCGGTTCCGCATACATCAGCAATTATAACCTGTCCTATCGATACCGGCGCAACCACCTTCACCCGGGCAAGCTCCCGGGCCACATCGAAGACCCTGCTCAGCGGCAGGGGCCTGGCACTCCTCACGGGACACACGCTGAGCACCCCACCCTCCACCCGCACGGTGGAGGTGAAGACCCGAACCGGATTCCTGACCTCCGCCTCCGCGTAGGTCTGCCCCCTGGGGCAGGTGTTCCCCTTCACCGACACCACCTGGTCTCCCTCCACGTGGACCTCCATGGTGCAGCCCACGGGACATGACACGCATATCATCTTCCGCATCTCCACGTCAGCGCACCTCCTCCACATGGACCTGGATGGCCTTCACGTCATCTCCCAGGGACCTCAGCGCCTCCGCCTTGATCTTGAGCTCGTTCATCTCCCCCGGCCTGGCGTACCTGAGGTTGGCGGATCCCACGTCCGGCATGGTCACGATCCTGCACCGCCGCTCCACCGGCTCGCTCACCCGAAGGAAAACCATGGAGTCCTCCTGATCTCCAACCACCTGGGGGGACAGGAGCCTAACCCCCCTGCCGGGCTCCACCTGGAACGTCCTCCCCGGGGATCTCAAGGTCCCCAGCGCGTACCGGGCCGCGTTCTCTCCCGCCCTAAGTCCCTCGGCGCTGACCCAGTCCACCAGGTCGTACACCACCACCACGTTCCCCGCGGCGAAGACGTTGGGCTTGGAGGTCTGAAGGAACTGGTTCACCTTGGGCCCCCCGGTGAGCGGGTGGATCTCCACCCCCGCCATCCTAGAAAGCTCGTTCTCCGGGATGAGCCCCACCGCCAGAAGAAGGGTGTCGCACTCTATGGTCCTCTCGGTACCCGGGATGGGGGACTTGTACTGGTCCACCTGGGCCACCGTCACCGCCTCAAGCCGATCCTTCCCGTGGACCTTGGTGACCGTGTGGTCCAGGTAGAGGGGCACCCCATAATCATCAAGACACTGAGCTATGTTCCGCCTAAGACCACCGGGCCAGGACATGAGCTCGAACACCGCCTCCACCTTGGCCCCCTCCAGCAACATCCGGCGGACCATTATGAGGCCGATGTCTCCAGACCCCAGCACCACCACCCGCTTGCCGGGCATGTAGCCCTCCATGTTGACGAACCGCTGGGCGGTGCCGGCGGTGTATATCCCCGCGGGCCTGGAACCCGGGACCCCAAGGGCCCCCAGAGGACGCTCCCTGCAACCCATGGCCAATACGGTGGCCTTGGGGCGCACGTGCTCTATCCCCCTCTCGGGGTTCATGGTCCAGAAGGACCCGTCCTCCTCCATATGG from Thermanaerovibrio acidaminovorans DSM 6589 includes:
- a CDS encoding HPr family phosphocarrier protein, coding for MPSIEVMVMNPHGLHARPAAVFVQKAASFPCSVKVYKGDRSADAKSILGIMSLGIEPGETIRIEAEGDGAEAALEALKAVATDTSI
- a CDS encoding DUF1667 domain-containing protein, producing MRKMICVSCPVGCTMEVHVEGDQVVSVKGNTCPRGQTYAEAEVRNPVRVFTSTVRVEGGVLSVCPVRSARPLPLSRVFDVARELARVKVVAPVSIGQVIIADVCGTGVDIVASRSLKRKES
- a CDS encoding NAD(P)/FAD-dependent oxidoreductase, which encodes MLRDIDVAIIGAGPAGIAAGVGARRAGAENVVVFERDWDLGGILQQCIHPGFGLHTFKEELTGPEYVHRYLERAHEAGVTFVTNTMVFHMEEDGSFWTMNPERGIEHVRPKATVLAMGCRERPLGALGVPGSRPAGIYTAGTAQRFVNMEGYMPGKRVVVLGSGDIGLIMVRRMLLEGAKVEAVFELMSWPGGLRRNIAQCLDDYGVPLYLDHTVTKVHGKDRLEAVTVAQVDQYKSPIPGTERTIECDTLLLAVGLIPENELSRMAGVEIHPLTGGPKVNQFLQTSKPNVFAAGNVVVVYDLVDWVSAEGLRAGENAARYALGTLRSPGRTFQVEPGRGVRLLSPQVVGDQEDSMVFLRVSEPVERRCRIVTMPDVGSANLRYARPGEMNELKIKAEALRSLGDDVKAIQVHVEEVR